One region of Cucurbita pepo subsp. pepo cultivar mu-cu-16 chromosome LG03, ASM280686v2, whole genome shotgun sequence genomic DNA includes:
- the LOC111791376 gene encoding thyroid adenoma-associated protein homolog isoform X1 — MSAKWRALQHRHRYTYSAIVFPHSYIDSLNSFQSQHQSSSKFFTELLELVSLNSVYAQVNHAKKVASAFSELLTNGDEDSVSRAARFYLEVLFCENSQPLHRTLVSTLAKSRKFQDSLGECFRNLCEEHSGMQQGGDKRFCVSRVALSVMGMPKLGYLVDVIRDCAILVSRDIVSSLDSVVKETNDLARPSPIVIEQCQEALSCLYYLLQRFPSKFLEDSSVMGMIVSTILSILKSLAFSRDCYVSAGVSFCASLQVCLNSEELGVLIFYGIFEQTNHISCLKYENEFRNAVAKVPYQANVCAEIQTFSMLSRLCLIRGILTAIPRPVLNIPFSMIEGDLNGHPGCPYSGNSVKTILYDAILPELCNYCENPTDSHFNFHSLTVLQICLQQIKTSLVSNLTDTSCSYDPLPEEMGSRILRIMWTNLEDPLSQTVKQVHLIFDLFLEIQSSLCWSEGSEKTKSYLRKIAFDLLHLGSRCKGRYVPLASLTKRLGAKALLDMSPSLLSDTVQAYIDDDVCCAATSFLKCFLEHLRDECWSSDGIEGGYALYRGRCLPPVLRGLGSGISKLRSNLNTYALPVLFEIDIDSIFPMLAFISVWPSACDNGVLYPGNNEGSMELRVEQKVAIFISLFKVSRSLALIEGDIDWLEKRSLEQRFSHEIEYFGCHALVFIKGVKVEILVEWLVLALTHVDESLRVDAAEFIFLNPKTSSLPSHLELTLLKKAIPLNMRCSSTAFQMKWTSLFRKFFSRVRTALERQFKQGSWIPRASSNRENYLSNGNEQTIAGRADDLFRFMKWLSCFLFFSCYPSAPYRRKIMAMDLFLVMLNVWSVVPSKEKSCDTLLLPYNEGITLPDSVLLLVGSIIDSWDSLRESSFRILLHFPTPLPGISSEHMVGEVITWAKKLVCSSRVRESDAGALTLRLVFRKYVLDLGWIVRASGDVVCLDSDSVHKLPNVGAEIFRSNHPVAEYLKSLIDWLNISVTEGERNLAEGCKNSFVHGVLLALRYTFEELDWSSDIVLSSLSEIRSLLEKLLELVMRITSLALGVVSADAWYLPEDMDDMDDDDAFLLDVPDEADASTSLSELEDNKEKTTVNSRTSEQIVMVGCWLAMKEVSLLLGTITRKVPLPAASDSVESDPNASIILKHDEVLDLRQLKVIGDHFLEVLLKMKHNGAIDKTRAGFTALCNRLLCSNDQRLCKLTESWMDQLMERMAANGQTVDDLLRRSAGIPAAFIALFLAEPEGSPKKLLPRALKWLIDVAERLLQNPIDSDCKNRNFSELPSAELGQDTESVLPHETYASEKTSKIRDEGVIPTVHAFNVLRASFNDANLATDTSGFSAQAIIVSIRAFSSSYWEVRNSACLAYTALVRRMVGFLNVHKRESARRALTGLEFFHRYPALHRFLLDELKVATDSLDDGCSGNAESNLAKVVHPSLCPVLILLSRLKPSTIVSEAGDDLDPFLFMPFIRKCSSQSNLRIRVLASRALTGLVSNENLPSVILNIASGLPVDDNTIMAPELSTVLDVTATTQRSSYNKIHGILLQLISLLDTNCRNLADISKKIQILNDLVEVLGHCSWMAKRRHCSCPILGTSFLRVLGHMLSIVRTCPRSKSLYIIRNLLLDLSTECLDMETYHKLSFYDPTLAELRQQAAICYFNCVLQPFDEEDYAAIQKSQRSESDEDVPATLINYPFRQLQERLIRSLQDPCYEVRLSTLKWLFKFLKSTEYSDGFNDLSSHEIRTVDQWTKTNLQALLTELLSLEKNYRCLYYILKNLFAWNMSQFQKFGNVECTEEVVYIGKMDCGSVLQFWDKLISLYKHTKHAKTRETTLRCMGTCIKRCAVLYSASIVSDAMMGESPKDRTSNNLEEFQSCITLFTDLIRQHSAASEPVNMRTAAADSIIASGLLEQAEIFGDYMFDNQIPQETSNSHFEQRDYVNMYAHQILNIWSTCIMLLEDEDDEIRKSLAADVQKCFSSERTTTSSDARTQVEQVIGSSFEYLSSIFGHWVRYFDYLANWVLNTANYAASPADPVRRVFDKEIDNHHEEKLLISQTCCLHLEKLSRSKLVALWDTQWFINYLVGLRKRFFHQLIKFSNDHMSKHGGFDWIGGAGNHKDAFLPLYGNLLGFYSISNCMINGKTQIITKPLDTEVVEIGKIINPFLRNPLISNLYLLVIRIHKEAIDVNRDHKIPELEHEGIWEGFDPYFLLR, encoded by the exons ATGTCTGCTAAATGGCGAGCTCTGCAGCATCGTCACCGCTATACTTACAGTGCAATTGTTTTCCCTCACTCATATATCGATTCTCTCAATTCCTTCCAATCCCAACACCAATCCTCTTCAAAATTCTTCACTGAATTACTCGAACTTGTATCCTTGAACTCCGTTTACGCTCAAGTAAACCACGCCAAGAAAGTCGCTTCCGCATTCTCCGAGTTATTAACCAATGGAGACGAGGATTCGGTGTCCAGAGCTGCGCGGTTTTACTTGGAGGTTTTGTTCTGTGAGAATTCCCAGCCTTTGCATCGAACCCTTGTCTCCACTTTGGCCAAAAGCCGTAAATTCCAGGATTCATTGGGCGAATGTTTCAGGAATCTCTGCGAGGAGCATAGTGGTATGCAACAAGGTGGAGATAAGCGGTTCTGTGTGTCGAGGGTGGCTTTATCGGTAATGGGAATGCCCAAATTGGGATATTTAGTGGATGTTATTAGAGATTGCGCCATTTTGGTTTCTCGGGATATTGTTTCTAGCTTGGACTCTGTGGTTAAGGAAACCAATGATTTGGCTAGGCCTTCTCCAATCGTCATTGAACAGTGTCAAGAGGCTTTGTCTTGCTTGTATTACTTACTCCAGCGATTTCCCTCCAAGTTCCTGGAAGATTCAAGTGTAATGGGGATGATTGTAAGTACTATTTTAAGCATTCTAAAATCCTTAGCTTTTTCAAGGGATTGTTATGTGTCTGCTGGGGTGAGTTTCTGTGCTTCTTTGCAAGTTTGTCTCAACTCGGAAGAACTTGGGGTGCTCATCTTCTATGGAATTTTTGAACAAACTAACCACATTTCATGTTTGAAGTACGAGAATGAATTTAGGAATGCTGTTGCGAAGGTTCCTTATCAAGCGAATGTCTGCGctgaaattcaaactttttcaATGTTGAGTAGACTCTGCTTGATCAGGGGGATTCTGACAGCAATTCCAAGGCCTGTGCTCAACATACCATTTTCTATGATAGAAGGAGATTTGAATGGCCATCCAGGTTGTCCATATAGCGGTAACTCTGTCAAAACGATACTCTATGATGCCATTTTGCCTGAGCTATGTAACTACTGTGAAAATCCTACCGACAGCCATTTTAACTTTCATTCATTGACTGTGCTGCAGATTTGTTTGCAACAAATAAAAACCTCCTTAGTTAGTAATCTTACTGATACATCCTGTAGTTATGATCCACTCCCTGAGGAGATGGGAAGTCGAATACTAAGAATTATGTGGACTAACTTGGAAGATCCTTTGAGTCAAACTGTTAAACAAGTGCATCTCATTTTTGATCTATTTTTAGAGATTCAATCGTCACTATGCTGGTCAGAGGGTAGCGAGAAAACGAAGTCGTACTTGCGAAAAATTGCTTTTGATCTTCTTCATTTGGGTTCTCGCTGTAAAGGAAGATATGTTCCTTTAGCTTCTTTGACCAAGAGGTTGGGTGCAAAGGCATTGTTAGATATGAGTCCTTCTCTGCTATCTGATACTGTACAAGCATACattgatgatgatgtgtgCTGTGCTGCCACTTCTTTTCTGAAGTGTTTCCTTGAGCACCTGCGGGATGAGTGCTGGAGTAGTGATGGTATTGAAGGTGGGTATGCACTTTACAGAGGCCGTTGCTTGCCACCCGTTCTTCGTGGACTTGGTTCTGGGATATCAAAGCTTCGATCAAATTTAAACACTTATGCTCTTCCAGTATTGTTTGAAATTGACATAGATAGTATATTTCCTATGCTTGCGTTTATCTCAGTCTGGCCTAGCGCGTGTGACAATGGAGTTCTCTATCCTGGTAATAATGAAGGTAGTATGGAACTGAGAGTTGAACAGAAAGTtgccatttttatttcattgttCAAAGTATCTCGTTCACTTGCTTTAATTGAAGGAGACATTGATTGGCTAGAAAAACGTAGCTTAGAACAGCGATTTTCCCATGAAATAGAATATTTTGGTTGTCATGCTCTTGTTTTCATCAAGGGAGTAAAGGTCGAAATCCTTGTTGAGTGGCTTGTATTAGCGTTGACACACGTTGACGAGTCACTACGTGTGGATGCTGcagaatttattttcttaaatccTAAAACTTCTAGTCTTCCATCTCATTTAGAACTTACTTTGTTGAAGAAAGCAATACCATTGAACATGAGGTGTTCCTCTACAGCTTTCCAGATGAAATGGACTAGCTTGTTTAGAAAGTTTTTTTCTCGAGTACGAACAGCTTTGGAGAGACAATTCAAGCAGGGTAGTTGGATACCACGTGCTTCTTCTAATCGTGAAAACTATCTGTCAAATGGAAATGAGCAAACTATAGCTGGTCGAGCGGATGATCTTTTTCGTTTTATGAAGTGGTTGAGTTGCTTTCTGTTTTTCTCCTGTTATCCTTCTGCACCCTATAGGAGAAAAATTATGGCGATGGATCTATTTCTAGTAATGCTTAATGTTTGGTCAGTTGTtccttcaaaagaaaagtctTGTGATACTCTTCTCCTTCCCTATAACGAAGGAATTACTTTACCTGATTCAGTTCTTTTGTTAGTTGGATCAATAATTGATAGTTGGGATAGTCTGAGAGAAAGTTCTTTCCGTATATTGCTTCACTTTCCAACTCCACTTCCTGGCATTTCTAGTGAACATATGGTGGGAGAAGTAATCACATGGGCGAAAAAGTTAGTTTGCAGCTCCCGTGTCCGAGAAAGTGACGCTGGAGCACTAACATTAAGGCTCGTATTCAGAAAGTATGTTTTGGATTTAGGCTGGATAGTCAGAGCTTCAGGTGATGTTGTTTGCTTAGATTCCGATTCCGTGCATAAATTACCAAATGTGGGTGCGGAGATATTCAGATCAAACCATCCAGTGGCAGAGTATTTGAAATCCTTAATTGATTGGTTGAATATCTCTGTAACTGAGGGAGAGAGGAATCTCGCTGAAGGCTGCAAAAACAGCTTTGTTCATGGTGTGTTGCTCGCTTTGCGCTATACTTTTGAAGAGTTGGATTGGAGTTCAGATATCGTGCTCTCTAGTCTCTCAGAGATAAGAAGTCTACTGGAAAAGCTTTTGGAGCTTGTGATGCGAATAACTTCCCTGGCACTCGGCGTGGTTTCAGCAGATGCCTGGTACCTTCCGGAGGACATGGACGACATGGACGATGATGATGCCTTTCTGTTGGATGTTCCAGATGAGGCTGATGCATCCACGTCGTTGTCAGAACTGGAAGATAATAAGGAAAAAACTACAGTAAATTCAAGAACATCAGAACAGATTGTGATGGTTGGCTGTTGGCTTGCCATGAAAGAG GTTAGTCTTCTTTTAGGAACAATCACAAGGAAAGTGCCTTTGCCTGCTGCTTCTGATTCAGTTGAATCTGATCCAAATGCTTCCATTATATTAAAACACGATGAAGTACTCGATTTGAGACAACTTAAAGTGATTGGAGACCACTTTTTGGAAgttcttttgaaaatgaaacacaatGGTGCGATCGATAAGACAAGGGCCGGATTTACTGCTCTTTGCAACCGTTTACTTTGTTCAAATGACCAAAg ACTTTGTAAGTTAACAGAATCCTGGATGGATCAGCTAATGGAAAGAATGGCCGCAAATGGTCAGACAGTCGACGATTTATTGAGGAGAAGCGCTGGTATTCCAGCTGCCTTTATTGCTCTATTTCTAGCAGAGCCAGAAGGTTCCCCTAAGAAGCTTCTACCAAGAGCTCTCAAGTGGCTCATAGATGTTGCTGAGAGGTTGTTGCAGAATCCGATTGATTCGGACTGTAAAAACAGAAACTTCTCCGAGTTACCATCCGCAGAGTTAGGCCAAGACACAGAGTCTGTGTTGCCCCATGAGACTTATGCAAGTGAAAAAACCTCTAAAATTCGAGATGAAGGCGTCATTCCAACAGTTCATGCATTCAATGTCCTTAGAGCCTCTTTCAATGATGCCAACCTAGCAACTGATACTTCTGGTTTCTCTGCTCAGGCTATAATTGTTTCTATTCGCgcattctcttcttcttacTGGGAGGTGCGTAATAGTGCTTGCTTGGCATACACTGCTTTAGTTCGGCGGATGGTAGGATTTCTCAATGTTCACAAACGAGAATCAGCTCGTCGAGCTTTAACTGGACTTGAATTTTTTCACAG GTATCCAGCATTGCATCGATTTCTATTGGATGAACTGAAAGTGGCTACTGATTCTCTTGATGATGGCTGTTCTGGAAATGCAGAATCCAATCTAGCAAAAGTTGTGCACCCAAGCTTGTGTCCTGTGTTAATTCTTCTATCCAGGCTTAAGCCTTCTACAATTGTAAGTGAAGCTGGGGATGACCTGGATCCATTTCTCTTCATGCCGTTCATCAGGAAGTGCTCGTCTCAAAGCAATCTACGAATTCGTGTTCTTGCATCGAGAGCATTAACAGGCCTGGTTTCCAATGAGAACTTACCATCAGTCATCCTCAATATAGCATCTGGGTTGCCTGTTGATGACAACACAATCATGGCTCCCGAATTGAGCACAGTCTTAGATGTGACTGCAACGACTCAACGTTCTTCGTATAATAAGATCCATGGAATCTTGTTGCAGTTGATTTCTCTTTTGGATACAAATTGTAGAAATCTAGCAGATATTTCGAAGAAAATCCAGATTCTTAATGACTTGGTCGAGGTCCTTGGACATTGCTCTTGGATGGCTAAGCGTAGAC ATTGCTCTTGCCCAATTCTTGGTACGTCTTTCTTACGAGTCCTTGGGCACATGCTGAGTATTGTTAGAACATGCCCAAGAAGCAAAAGTTTGTATATCATCCGCAACCTGCTTCTGGATCTATCTACTGAGTGCTTAGACATGGAAACCTACCACAAACTGTCATTTTATGATCCAACATTGGCAGAACTTCGGCAACAAGCAGCTATTTGCTACTTCAATTGTGTGCTTCAACcatttgatgaagaagattaTGCAGCTATTCAGAAGTCACAAAGATCTGAGTCTGATGAAGATGTGCCAGCCACTCTAATAAATTATCCTTTTCGACAACTTCAAGAAAGACTAATCCGCTCGTTACAAGATCCATGCTATGAAGTTCGACTTTCGACGTTGAAATGGCTGTTTAAATTTCTGAAATCAACAGAATATTCTGATGGGTTCAATGACTTGAGTAGTCATGAGATTAGGACTGTTGATCAGTGGACTAAAACCAACCTCCAAGCCTTGCTTACAGAGCTTTTGTCATTGGAGAAGAATTACAGATGCCTATACTACATTTTAAAGAATCTTTTCGCTTGGAATATGTCTCAGTTTCAGAAGTTTGGCAATGTGGAATGCACTGAAGAGGTAGTTTATATTGGTAAGATGGACTGTGGTTCTGTTCTGCAGTTTTGGGATAAGTTGATTTCCTTGTATAAGCATACGAAACATGCGAAAACTCGGGAAACTACCCTTCGCTGCATGGGAACGTGCATAAAACGCTGCGCGGTGCTGTATTCTGCCTCCATTGTTTCTGATGCCATGATGGGAGAGTCTCCAAAAGATAGAACATCAAATAACTTGGAGGAATTCCAGTCCTGTATTACCCTATTCACTGACCTGATAAGGCAACATAGTGCTGCATCAGAGCCAGTAAATATGCGCACGGCCGCTGCAGATTCTATTATAGCCTCAGGTTTGCTAGAACAAGCTGAAATCTTTGGTGATTATATGTTTGATAACCAAATCCCTCAGGAGACTTCGAACTCCCATTTTGAACAGAGAGATTATGTGAATATGTATGCTCATCAAATCCTTAATATATGGTCTACCTGTATTATGCTTTTGGAGGATGAAGACGACGAGATTCGGAAAAGCCTCGCAGCTGACGTCCAGAAGTGTTTTAGCTCGGAAAGAACTACGACAAGCTCCGATGCTCGGACCCAAGTGGAGCAAGTTATTGGATCAAGTTTTGAGTACCTGTCATCTATATTCGGCCATTGGGTTCGGTACTTCGATTACCTTGCAAACTGGGTATTGAACACAGCAAATTATGCCGCATCGCCAGCCGACCCAGTTAGAAGAGTGTTCGACAAGGAAATCGATAATCATCACGAAGAGAAGTTATTGATCAGTCAGACCTGTTGTTTACATTTGGAAAAGCTTTCAAGATCTAAACTAGTTGCTTTATGGGACACCCAATGGTTCATAAACTatttggttgggttgagaAAGAGATTTTTCCATCAGctgataaaattttcaaatgatcATATGAGCAAACATGGTGGATTTGATTGGATAGGTGGTGCAGGCAACCACAAAGATGCATTTCTTCCACTTTATGGAAATTTGCTTGGCTTCTATTCCATTTCAAACTGTATGATAAATGGCAAAACCCAGATTATTACGAAGCCTCTCGACACCGAGGTCGTCGAAATCGGTAAGATTATTAACCCGTTTCTTAGGAACCCTCTGATATCTAACCTGTATTTGTTAGTGATTAGAATACACAAAGAAGCCATAGATGTTAATAGAGATCACAAGATCCCAGAACTTGAACATGAGGGAATCTGGGAAGGTTTTGATCCATATTTTCTTCTCAGATAA